The DNA segment ATTCACCTGCATCACAGAAGACATAACGCTTAGTAGTAACGGCTAGAAAAGTGATTTGACAGGATACATTTCTTATGACTGATGAGAGAAAAAGAGTTAGCACTTGACTCTGAATTTAGTTGTCAACTAGTATCAGGTGCTTGCTCTGAGCTAGTTAGATTTCATAGGGATTTCTGGTACACGAAAGCTTTGCTGAACATATTCATTCCATGTGCCAGGCTTAGTGCAAGGtatgaagaggggaaaaaaagacttaaTACAGAAGCTACTTCACAGCTATATTAGATCAGTTGACACTTGGGAACATTAGCTTATAGATTCAGTTTTGCCACTAAATACAGAACTTGAGGACCTGTGGTttctgtgggcctcagtttctttatcggTAAAATCAGTTACTTCATCTGCAGAAGTGAACCTGTAAGATGACCTTGGGGGTATCTGTGACCTCCAAGGGCCCTTAGATTCTAAAGTGCTTAGTTTAAAAAGTCTTTGAaatggggccttccctggtggtccagtggctaagactctgcaatcCCAACGCTAGgtacccagtttcaatccctggtcagggaactagatcccatatgctgcaggtaAAAGttcccacaactaagaccctgcacagccaaataaataatttttaaaaagtctttgaaaTGTAATAAACCTTAGTAACAGGTGTTTCTCCCTAGGACAGATGTTCCATTCCAAACCCTGAGACAGCCACTTTAGGATCAGGGTGTTTTAGAAGCTCCTCAAAGAAGTATCCTTTACATTTTCATCCTGTGTCCCAGGACAGAATCTCTACGCACAGAAAGTGTGTGTAGTCCACACCGTAGTGTACTTATAGTCCACATTGGCCATAGCTAGGGATGGAGATGACATGTTGCTGTTGGCATGGAATCTGAAAGCAACACCTTTCCTTCAATAACATTTCTTACCTCATCTCTCCCTATCTGACAAAGCCCTTACTTGTCAGCTGAGATGATCACATCCATTTGCCCTTTCCTGTCTGCTCTTGCTGATCCCTCCATCTGGAAGGGTACAGAGGGTAAAATAAtccatttcctttaggactgtgCTCTATCTTATGTTTCATCAGTATGAATACAACTAATTTCTAGAATCCTATACTACCATGAATgcgtgcatacatgctaagtcccttcagtcatgtctaactcttttcgaccccatggactgtagcccgccaggctcctctgtccatgggattctccaggcaagaatactggagtgggttgccattcccttctccaggcgatcttcccaactcagggattgaacccgcagctcctgcactgtaggtggattctttaccgctgagccaccagggaaggccatactACTATACACTTATTCATGTTCCCTAGCTTATGCATAGAGGTTCCTCTTCTCACAATAATTAGACTCTAAACACATTATATTGAGTAAGCACTGAATAAATGCTTATCCAGTTTGTTAGTCCATCAGGAATTTCAGATGACAAAAGAATTATGGTTCAGgctcctcagtcactcagtcgtgtccaactctttgtgaccccataaactgcagcacaccaggcctccctgtccatcaccaactcccggagttcacccaaacccatgtccattgagtctgtgatgctatccagtcgtccccttctcctcctgcccttctaCCTTAGCACTATACAATTCCCAaagcttttcctttccttcccttttttttcttcctgtctggAATCTCCTATTTTCAAGCCTAATGTAAGGGCCAATTCTGGGCATGAAAAGACAACACAGTTCATACTTTTGGTTTCatattttttcagttcatttcagtaaaaacataatataaaagGCATCGCTACCCTCTTCCCCTCCTGGGGGTGATCCATCAAGCTTGTCAGTCTGAGCCGCTCCAGTGGTTCACAGCTCATCATGGGATATGTGCAGGGCATGGTCACATAGATCTGCAAATAGCACATGACAGTTTCAAAGAAAACGCCACTCTCACGCTGATATATGCCACTATCAAGAAAATACCCCAAAACAAATTGACACACACTGACCACCATTTTTCAgatcatatgcttttttttttttttgccacacctcaAGGCATGTAGGGTCTtaattcctgaccagggatccaacccatccccccggcagtggaagtgcagagtcctaaccactggcccaccagggaagtcccccaccccccagcatagACTTTAAAATGACAAAACTCTCCCATCATCCTCTCCCCTCTATGTATCTCAGGTGAGGGAGCCACAAATTCTGAAAGCTGATAGGAAGAGAATGCAGAGGATCAACCCAAGTCCCTAAGCCATAAGTAACTCTTAAGTTAACTTCATAGAGtaggctggaggaggaggtgtTGGGGGTGCTGGAGGACAGGGAGTGGGACACACACTAGAAAATGCGCCAGGTTCCACAGAGATGTGAGGACAGGAGGTAAAGTGACCGTAGCTTACCTGTTCGCTTACTACAAAGTTTGTCTTTAACATTGTCAGCCTCTCGGGAAAAGAATTCAATGAGTTCATCCTCGTACTCCTCCACAATGCTCTCACACTGTCAACCCAAGGGAGAAAGGAGTGAGAGAAGCCAGCAAGGGGAAGCCTCTAGTCTCCACCtccagagaggaggagaaggacatGAACTCAAATTTCCACTTGGGCTCTCCAATAACTCCCCTAATTTTCAAGAACCAGCTACCCATTCCCATAGCTCACCGCGAACTTGAGGGTGCCACTGATGTCTGAATCAATTCGAATGCCCTGTAGGTCCAGTTCACTGGATTCTCCATTCCGGCCCACGACACGTACATAGTTCTTGCGGTGCGTGGAAGGGTCGATCTGTTCCCCATACTCCTTCATCCGGTCGCATACCTCCTCTAGCAGCTCTGTGAGGTGGGCCTCTGAGCGAGCATAAGGCACCTAGAAATGTCCTCAGCCTTGGGTCATATTCTTCTACCTCTGTACATTAATAATTTATACCCTTACTTTTCCTTCCAAATCTAGCTTGATCAACCTACTCTAAAAagccttctccaatttaaaacCATTATGATTTGTGTAATTCTGAAGtcctagtggctcagcggtaatctacctgccaatgcaggagacctgggttcaatccctgggtcggggaagattccctggagaaggaaatggcaacctactccagtattcttgcctgggaattcccatggacagaggagcctggagggccacagtccatggggtcgcaaagagtcagatacaacttagcaactaaacaacaaaagtccATTCAAATATGTGATCTTATTTTACCTCATTATACAAgcggaaaaaataaaataggtgtCTTTCCAAATTATAGATAAATGACCTCTTTGATTAACTCTGGTCACTATGTGTTCTCTTCCTTTGAATTTCTTTAATTCTTATGGCTGtaaggttattattttttttggtattaaaatGAGGCTAATACCTGCCCTTAAAAGGAGAGCATCAGGCAgttgcatgcacgctaagttgtAACAACGTCTACAAAGTATTAGGATTTCTGCTGTATTAGGGAGCCAGGGAAGCAAATGTATGGGATACAAGCCTCCAGCCTCTTCCAAATGAAACAGCCCAATCTTTTAGATATCTCATTAGTTGAGTTCTCATTCAAAGTTAGAATGAGCTATTTGGGGGAACAGTCAAATTACCTCCACCACTGACTGGCTGCCATCTGGATTGATTCGGAAAGAGCCCATCTGAATGGTCTTCTTGGGATCCACCTGGGCAATTTCCCACTCAAGTTCATCCACCAGAGCCCTGCAAGCTGATGCAAGGGGGTAGGGGGAGAAAGGAATCAACCTACGGGCTTCCACTCATCCTTCTCCCAGGCCTTGGATCCCATCCTCTCCAAGGCTCtatcttccccatcccaccctgctTCCTCCCATTTCTTCTTCTGTGCCTTTACCTCCACAGTGTAGATCCTGGCTCCTCCGGGCCCAGGTAGTTCCCAACAGGGCCCCCAGAAGCAGGGCCAGCCAACCCCAGCCTTTCATCTTTGACGCAATGGGGATGCTCCACCTGGGTTTAAAGCATAGATGTGAGAAGCCTACTCCAttcgcccgccccccacccccggccgcCACAACACCCAGTCAGCTTCTAATCCccgccaccaccacccctccccatccctcatcCCAAGCCTACAAAGGCCTCAGTGTGATCTGGCTCTACTTTCCAGGAAATGGCCTGGACACAAAGGGGCTCCTCTGTTCCGGCGCTCGATGTCCCGGAGGCCCCGGGGCAGTGGGTGAGAGAGCGGGCTTGGGACTTGGGTCTTAGTTCCAGATACTACGTCGACAGGTGAGCCCTCAGATGTTGGTACTTAAGCGGTGGCTGCCTAGGATCACAGGGCTATGTGGCAGTCATGGGTTGGTGGCTGGGATTAAGCAAGGATGACAGGCACAGAGGAGCTGCTGGCAAGGAGAGTAGCTGATTCTGGCCAAGAGGTAGCGAGGTGGCTGACTGGCGAGAAGAGCACTCAATAACTAGGGCCTATTTGGACCCAGCACCGAAGACTGCTGCATCCCCACCTCCAGCCTATAAGCTATTCCTCCGTGCGGACCAGCCCCCTTTGTAAAGACCCCACCACTGCCTTCGCTCCAGTCCAACCCCAACCCTCAGTGCCACTCGGATCCATCCCACCTCTGCTCCCAGGGCCGCCGCCGTGGCCCAGGCACTGGAAGACAGCCGAACTCTCACTTTAGCTCCCGACCCTAGCACCTGGCTGCGGGGGAGCGGGGCTGTCCAGGCTTCTCCAGAGCGCTCCTGCGCGCTCCAGACACGGGGTGCCCCGGTGACTGCCTGAGCCAGCTCCTCGAGTCCTAAGTGGATTCCTAAGCAGGGCTCAGAGGCGCTACAGTACGCGTCGCACACCGGAGACCGACCCCAAACCCGCCCCTCCAAACTCTCGCGCGAACAGGCAGCTTAGGAGCGGCTCCCAGACAGCAAGGACCCCGGTGGATCGCAGGACCCAGACTTGCGTGGCGAGGAGCTCCACGTGACCATCAGAGGTCAGCCGAAGAATAGGAGTGGCTTGAAGCAGGGTCAGAGCCTGACGTCGTGCGCGGAGGCGGTCAGGCTCACACACGCCAATCTAGGTGGGCTCGGACCTTCTAAAAGAAAGGTATGCGGCTAGCCAGTGAGAATCCCTGGTTTTAATACCCGGGAAACTACATCTCCCAGGAAGCACCACATCACCACACTTATACTTTGTTAGTAGCTACAGGTTTTAAGATTCCTGGGACCTGTAGTTTGTCAGTTTCTCCAACTCACATTTTACACAAAACGGGGACACCATACTGTACCTCTTAAAAGAATCCGACCCTAGGGTTCTAGGCAGCCACACCAAAGGCCTAACTGCCCAGGAATGACATGCATCTCCAATATCCTGAATTTTGGACTTGAGAATTTTATCTTCATGGGTGAGACTTTGACTTAGTTTTTTCCACTTGTAATATTGGGTTTCCAAAAGAGTTCCTTTGGTTTTTGTCATGTAAGATGTCTGTAGTAGtgcttagttgtctttaacttcattcgAAGCAATTTTGTTAGATTGTAGTGTGACAGTTGTCATAACTAAAAATACTTAGCAAAATTGgttaatttttgtgtagccattttactATTTAAGATGAAAGAAGAAAGCAACGTCTTTGGCATACTGCTTGTTTcgagagaaaaaaaatgcaactgaaaCGCAAAaagatgtgtgttgtgtgtggagAAGGCGCTGTGATTGATGAAATGTGTCAAAAGTGGTTTGCAAAGATCTCGGCTGGAGATTTCTTGCTGGAGGATGCTCCACGGTTGGGTAGGCCAGTTGAGGTTGATAGCAATCAATCAAGACATTGAGAACAATCAATGTTATACCATGAGGGAAGACAgctgacatactcaaaatatccaaatcagtgaagagattttttaaaagaatccaaATCAGACATTGAAAATAATTTGCACCAGCttggttgttttgttgtttggattccacatatgttaagtggaaaaaaaaacctaaaacatcACCTTCTTGGCTGTATTTCCACATGCGATTCTCTACTAACCCTAACGAAAACGTTCTGtattcttttttggccacacttggaggcatgcaggacttccctggccagggatcaaacctgcgccccttgcagtggaagcacagtcttacccactggaccaccagggaagttccaaaaccttgtttttaaaacaaattgtgatgagCAATGAAAAGTGAATACTGTACAATAACGTGACACAAAAAAGATCATAGCACAAGCAAAATGAATCACCACCAACTACGCCAAAGGCTGGTCCTTATACAAAGAAGGTGAAGTCGTGTGGGATGGGGAGTtctctattatgagctccttccaGAAAACCAAACAATTCCAAGTACTGCTCCCAGTTAGACCAGCTGACACCAGCACTCAATGAAAAGTGTCCTGAATTAACAGAAAAAACATAGTCTTCCATTAGGAATAACACAAggctttgatgaccaggcaaaaactgttccagcttggctgggaagttccAATGCATCTGTTGTATTCACCAGACACTGCACCTTTGGATTTCCATTAATTTTGGTCTTTAGAAAATTCTCTTagtgaaaaaaatttcaattctcTGGAAGACTGTACAAGGCACCTGGAACAGTCCTTTgttcaaaaagaaaagttttggGAAAATGGAATTATGGAGTTgcttgaaaaatggcagaaggtagtgaAACAAAATGGCTGTTCAACCAAGttattggtgaaaatgaaaaatgtgtccttTATTTTTACTCAAAAGCTGAAGGAatttcttggccaacccaataaaaagcCAACACAAAGGAGAGGAGGCTGAAGTCAGAGAACCCCACGTGCAGATATTTCTAATGAAATAGATGACACtcaataatatttttgtttttattttacaaaacatgcagtttaaaacaagaattttaaaaaaatagcaagaaaacaaaacttgggacaggagagtggaTGGAAGACAGATGTTTCTCAGCTGTCAGCAGGAGTGAAGCCAGCAGCCAAGCTTTGTCTAGGACTCAAAGGCCCTTTTGGCAATGATGATGTTGGCAACACTGGTTTGCTGGGACCACCAGACTCTAAATGCTGGCCCCTCTGGGCAACCCTCAAGCAGCCAGACTTAGGCTAGGTCTTGAGTTTCTGTTGTATCCTATCAGTGTCTGGGACTTCAGTAGGAACTGAGCGTTTAGGTTCCAGGAGCTTCTTTACCTGTATATTAATTACCCAGGATAATTATTAAGAACATGAATTACTTTCCATCTGGGTCAATTCTAGGCTGTTTCTGGCCCACTATTTTGCAAAGGATGAAAAATTAATCTGGCTCCTAGACCTTTTGCAACAATCCTGCTGCATTCCAGTTCTATTAATAGCACCATCTGTAGACCCTGAGCAAGTCCAATTCTGGAAGTAGACAGGGTATAGCCAACTTGGGAACTCATCTCCCAGTTCTGGGGCCACAGAACACTAAAGGGAGGGAGCTGTTCGTTGGGAGAGCATGAGGTCAGAGTGCCAGCACTGAAGAGAAGACAGCTGCATCTGTCAGAGACAAAACCAAGAGCATTGACTCCTAAGGTGAGTCAGGAGAAAAAGCACCTGGGACATTTCTTATGAAGGAAAAATGCAGGAGAAAAAAAGGCATGGACCTCCCCCAAACTTTTTAGAATTGGGAAAGAGAAGGTTAGGACCAATAGAGAGCTTCAATAATAAAACTGATTTCTGATTTCACTGAATATTGGAAGGAATAAGTGCTTTGTAAACCATTAAGTGCTTTCTATTACAAACAGAAGGCTGGGGTGGTACTGTTTTAACATCACCATTGTTCTTATTTGGCAAAGGAaaaaaacggcaacccactctagtattcttacctgagaatcccatggacagaggagcctggcaggctacagtccatggggttgaaaagagtcggacatgactgagcgacttcactttcactttcattgttctTATTATGGTGGCTATAATCTTCACAACCCACCCAGGCCAGTTTCCCCTGTCCCATCCCAGGCCTTACTCTTGGGACTTGTCTGGCCCTCAGGCTCAGGCACCTTCCAGTCCATCTTTCGACCTTTCTCGTAAAGGCCCTTGAGAACTTTGTGGAAGGACTCAGGCTCAGTGCCATTTTTGCTTAGTTCCAGATACTTTCGGTAAAGCTGAAGGGCTGTGCGGGCATCCTCAATACTGTCATGGGTCTCCCCTTGAATCTTCAGGTCTAGGGGAAGCAGAGGTGGAATAGTTTGGGAGCTAGCAAAGGAAGGTAAGAACATGTCCTCTACTCACATCCCCACTCTCAATAAACAAAAAATCCCTGACTGCCGTTAAGGGAAAGAGCCAAACACCATCCCTAGTGCACAAAAGGGATACTGAAGCTAATTAAATCCACCTGTAACTCTCACCAGTAATTCAGGGTTATCCCTATTCCCCTTGGCCTCTCACACATTTTCATGCTCTTGCTCCACACAAGGATGTACAAGGCAGAGGAACTCACCTAGAAAGTACCAAGCAAGGAATCGCAGGGAAATCATTCGTTTCCGGGGCATGTGAAATAGATAAACAGTGTCAAGGACTTGGTCCTTGGGCACCTGCCAGGGATAAAACAGTGGGATACTGAACGCAGGGGATCCATAATTTCCCATTTTCCCAAAACACAATGTATACCCTGGGGGGCCCGCACAAAGAAAGACTCTTAAAAGAGCCCTGCCCGAACCATGAGGTTGATGACCCGGAAGTCCTTTTGCAGACCGTGACCCACAAACTTGACTCCAATGTCTATGAGAAAACGAAGCTTTAAGTAGGTAGACTTTAGAGTTGTGAGGTGCTTAGAGGAAATCTTGGCATCAAGGTCTCCTGGCTTTATCCCTGAGTACTGAGTCAAGTAATCCACCACCTAGGGATACAGAAAAGGTCAAGTCACACAAGAAGCGAAATGCACAGTTCCCCTTCCATTCGTCCCCAGGTTCTAGGACCTTCTGTAGAAGCACAGGGTCTGTCACATTTGCACATCCACATCCTAATACCTGCTCCTGGGTAGAGATGTAGTCATCAATGAAGGGGATACCCTCATTGGGTCCCTGGCCCCTAACGCAGGTAATCCTCGCCACTGACATCTGGCTTGGCTTGATGGTAGACTTGGTGCCATCACTGCGCAGCTCTGCTTCTTCCTATATAAGAGTTCATAAGGAAACCAGAGAAATGCTTGTGACTCCTGATATCCCCAGAGTTATGTCCTAACACCCCACTCTTTTGGTCTTGGTTACCTCATTAAGGGTGACAAACTCAGCATCCAGGCCCACCAAGTCCCCAACCTGTGGCATCTCATTCAGCATCAGGGGAATAAAAGTAGTATGTGTTTTCCGCTGCTTCCGTGCTAATGAGGCTTCAGCCAGCAGAACACTTGCCTCAATAGGATTCTTAACTGGAGGGGAGAATCCAGAAGACAGATGGCTGCGGAGAGGGAAGTGACCAGGGGAGGGAAACCAGAGTGGCTGACTACAGACTGGGTCTACACTGTGATCCCAGTAATCGAAGCATGTGACTAAAAAGATCATGTCTGATGAACAGAACAGGCCAACGAACAGGTCAAATCAGAAAATTATCAAGAAATatgctaagggaaaaaaaaaaaaaaaaccagaaaggaGTGAGATTTTCAATTTGGACTTTACCTTAGAAaatccagaattaaaaaaaaagaaaaaagaaagtctagAATAATATAGTttattaccacacacacacaaaagaagagAGCCTTACTTGGAGATAAGCTCAAAATCATAACCTTAGCTATTTTCAGATATTACCTCTCATCACCTCTTCCCATTACACCCTCAGGATCCCCAGCTTCTAAATTTAAGGCCTGATGAGCAGAATCACTCTACTGTCCCTGGAAATATTAACACTGGTTGCCAATCCTAATAAGCTGTTTTCCAGATCTCTTCCTGAAGATGAATCTTATTGCTCACACCCTTGGGTCTATGCTATACTACTTACTGTTCAGGTTGTATTTGGAATTAAGATTCCTTTTGATGTAATAAAGGATAGCAGGCACTTTCCAATTCATGTCAAACTGCACAGCTTCAtgctataaaagaaaaagcacCTAATGGTCAACATATACGCCTTTCTTCCCCTTTATCCCAAGTCAGAGAGAAGACAGGACTCAGGTGCTATATTTAGCTTTGCTAATGCTTTTTACTACTGAGGACCCATCCCTCCTCGTGAATCTGCCTGGCATTCTCTTGGGTACTGAGGATGAGGATGCCAGGGAAAGGGGAGATGCAAGGGGGAATGGAATGTGTTACAACTAACCTTATCAATAGGTTCAATGAGAAAGTCATTGAAGAGATACCACTGCTGGTGGGTAACACCCTGTGGAGATACAGAGGATGCCAAAGTGATGGCTAGAGCATTCTGGCTCAGACTCAAGATAAGGACAGAACTGGGATTCCACTGTGGCTACCACCAGGAATATTCCTGCCCTGTATTACCTCACTCACCTCCTTGCGCTGGTGGTAGGTCTCTCCAACTTTGATGTGAGCCACCAGGCTGCCCCCTGTGCGTGAGTCCAGGATGTGCACCACAGTTGCCATCAGGTCATACACATAGACACCATGCTCCTCCTCTGCCCTGGCTGGGCCCCACTGTGAGGGGGTACCCAGGCTGCTAAGCTAAGTTTAagggtggggaaggaaggggaatgGGGATAGAGGACAGGGAGCTTGGGGGATGGGGATAGGGGACCAGGGTGGGTTCTTTCCATCCTAGCCCAACTATGACTCCCAGCACTGAACTG comes from the Bubalus kerabau isolate K-KA32 ecotype Philippines breed swamp buffalo chromosome 1, PCC_UOA_SB_1v2, whole genome shotgun sequence genome and includes:
- the CNPY2 gene encoding protein canopy homolog 2, producing MKGWGWLALLLGALLGTTWARRSQDLHCGACRALVDELEWEIAQVDPKKTIQMGSFRINPDGSQSVVEVPYARSEAHLTELLEEVCDRMKEYGEQIDPSTHRKNYVRVVGRNGESSELDLQGIRIDSDISGTLKFACESIVEEYEDELIEFFSREADNVKDKLCSKRTDLCDHALHISHDEL